From Bacillus pumilus, one genomic window encodes:
- a CDS encoding C39 family peptidase, with translation MTVKQISGIHPYNDLFYRSCFFNCFFPIVKLHDQEVAPYLLNDQFAYGLTDDGLLQIDWMSAHDPEKIMNLQGIQVEKMTYCVNLIEKVKQDVTCDRPVIVWVDPYVQRGRKEYLTTHSRHSILITGFDENQQTFQVLENRHLDNLSYEHQVLSFKDVQKGYDTFHDHFQPNDQFHSYASFYFEPDKLSTELFDQKTTYFLRNMHGQIDVIEKGITALETFYEQFPQWDDIEKLVASFNQIINTKKVELYRLNLIKGDLPELVGWMERIVSEWEKARHQAAKLLFSGEMSSRYQANIKASLEQIIHDEKHWLEALAIKCKRKCGVS, from the coding sequence ATGACCGTCAAACAGATTTCGGGCATTCATCCTTATAATGATTTGTTTTATCGAAGCTGTTTCTTCAATTGCTTTTTTCCAATTGTGAAGCTGCATGATCAAGAAGTCGCTCCATACTTATTAAATGATCAATTTGCCTATGGGCTTACAGATGACGGCTTGCTGCAGATTGACTGGATGTCGGCACACGATCCAGAAAAGATTATGAATTTACAAGGCATTCAAGTTGAAAAAATGACGTATTGTGTCAATCTCATTGAAAAGGTCAAACAAGATGTGACGTGTGACCGCCCTGTGATTGTTTGGGTAGACCCTTACGTTCAGAGAGGCAGAAAAGAGTATTTGACAACCCATAGCCGTCATTCAATTTTAATTACGGGTTTCGATGAAAATCAGCAAACATTTCAAGTATTAGAGAATCGGCATTTAGATAATTTGTCTTATGAGCATCAAGTGCTGTCATTTAAAGATGTACAGAAAGGGTATGACACCTTTCATGATCATTTTCAGCCGAATGATCAATTTCATTCTTATGCGTCCTTCTACTTTGAACCGGACAAGCTCTCGACTGAATTATTTGATCAAAAAACGACTTATTTCCTGAGAAATATGCATGGTCAGATAGACGTAATCGAAAAAGGAATTACAGCTCTTGAAACATTTTATGAGCAATTTCCGCAATGGGATGATATCGAGAAGCTCGTGGCGTCTTTCAATCAGATCATCAATACGAAGAAAGTGGAGCTGTATCGGCTGAATCTCATCAAAGGCGATCTACCTGAGCTGGTGGGATGGATGGAACGTATTGTATCAGAATGGGAGAAAGCGAGGCATCAGGCAGCAAAACTCCTTTTCTCAGGTGAGATGTCTAGTAGGTACCAAGCCAATATCAAAGCTTCTTTAGAACAAATCATTCATGATGAAAAACACTGGCTGGAAGCGTTGGCAATCAAATGCAAAAGGAAGTGTGGCGTGTCGTGA
- a CDS encoding thioesterase II family protein encodes MKLFCLPYAGGASTVFSTWKSYIDQSIEIHALELPGHGTRMTEPVLTDLQQVADDLYVQASSSLKEGEPYAIFGHSMGAVLAYELQKRMKTRLNKEPVHVFYSGRFPPHIPEKKVYHQLSDSKLKEAIIAMGGVPEELADNHAVLDFFLPILRADFQLLETYLCDEVVPAACPISIFYGTRDLPSVLFDLDDWDQYTSEDCAFFEFDGDHFFIHSLTNEVVEKINVILKRIGVLEK; translated from the coding sequence GTGAAGTTATTTTGCTTACCGTACGCAGGTGGGGCAAGTACCGTATTCAGTACGTGGAAATCTTATATAGACCAGTCGATAGAAATTCATGCCCTTGAACTCCCTGGGCACGGGACAAGAATGACAGAGCCTGTTCTAACCGATTTACAGCAGGTCGCAGATGATCTTTATGTACAGGCGTCCTCCTCTTTAAAAGAAGGAGAGCCCTATGCCATTTTCGGTCATAGCATGGGAGCCGTCCTTGCGTATGAATTACAAAAAAGAATGAAAACAAGGTTAAACAAAGAGCCTGTCCATGTCTTTTATTCTGGGCGCTTTCCACCACATATTCCAGAAAAGAAAGTCTATCATCAACTGTCAGATTCCAAACTAAAAGAGGCGATCATTGCGATGGGAGGCGTTCCTGAGGAACTTGCCGATAACCATGCAGTGCTTGATTTCTTTCTGCCGATTTTAAGAGCAGACTTTCAGCTTTTGGAGACCTATCTGTGTGATGAAGTCGTTCCAGCTGCTTGTCCAATTTCTATTTTTTATGGTACACGTGATTTGCCTTCTGTGCTGTTCGATTTAGACGATTGGGATCAATATACAAGCGAAGATTGTGCGTTTTTTGAATTCGATGGAGATCACTTTTTTATTCATTCATTAACAAATGAAGTCGTAGAAAAAATCAATGTCATTTTAAAGCGAATTGGAGTGTTGGAGAAATGA
- a CDS encoding 3-hydroxyacyl-CoA dehydrogenase family protein: MNTKHVGVIGAGVMGADMALDLSANGYQVTLVDVTEEKLNEALEKIKKTYQLVQFVRKKKISLSLEDVLSQIQLSTSLEGLHDAHIVIENVTEDWEIKRPIYEELRDICAKETIYFVNTSCISITKVGSLMHHPEKVIGAHFMNPVPLKALVEVIRGKATSDDTVETAKGFLKSFDKTPVVVHDFPGFVSNRVLMLTINEAIWAVQDQVATPADVDKIFRGGFGHKMGPLATGDLIGLDTILNSLLVLYESYKDPKFRPCPLLVKMVDAGEYGKKSGKGFFQYDM, encoded by the coding sequence ATGAACACGAAGCACGTAGGTGTGATTGGAGCAGGTGTGATGGGGGCTGATATGGCATTAGACCTTTCAGCAAATGGCTATCAAGTCACATTAGTTGATGTCACAGAAGAAAAACTAAATGAAGCGCTGGAAAAAATCAAGAAGACCTATCAACTGGTTCAATTTGTGAGAAAGAAGAAAATCTCATTGTCTTTAGAAGATGTATTGTCTCAAATCCAGCTGTCAACTTCACTTGAAGGCTTACATGACGCGCATATCGTCATTGAAAATGTGACGGAAGATTGGGAGATTAAAAGACCCATTTATGAAGAGCTGCGAGATATTTGTGCGAAAGAAACCATCTATTTTGTAAACACGAGCTGTATTTCGATTACAAAGGTAGGGTCCCTTATGCATCACCCTGAGAAGGTCATTGGGGCGCACTTTATGAACCCTGTTCCTCTTAAAGCGTTGGTTGAAGTGATTAGAGGAAAAGCAACTTCTGATGACACAGTTGAAACCGCAAAAGGTTTCTTGAAATCGTTTGATAAAACACCTGTTGTGGTGCATGATTTTCCGGGATTTGTTTCCAACCGTGTGCTTATGCTGACAATCAACGAAGCGATTTGGGCGGTGCAAGATCAAGTCGCCACACCAGCAGATGTCGATAAAATTTTCCGTGGGGGTTTCGGCCATAAAATGGGACCACTTGCGACAGGGGACTTAATTGGACTTGATACGATTTTGAATTCATTGCTTGTTTTATACGAGAGCTACAAAGATCCGAAGTTCCGTCCATGTCCTCTACTTGTCAAAATGGTCGACGCAGGCGAGTACGGCAAAAAATCAGGTAAAGGCTTTTTCCAATATGACATGTGA
- a CDS encoding HAD-IIIC family phosphatase — translation MAKQIKCVVWDLDHTLWDGILLESDEVMLKPSMKEVLTELDERGILLSIASRNDEAAVREKLSAFGIEHFFLYPEIHWNAKSSSLERISERLNIHKDTILFIDDQPFEREEVKAVHPEITCWDAVDYMSLLTDDRLRPVFITEDARRRRRMYLEADQRQQEEEKYEGPPEKFLASLHMKFVISEAGEQDLQRAEELTVRTNQLNASGKTYDYEELDFFRQSDSHLLLVCELEDKFGSYGKIGLSLIEETGDTWHVKLLLMSCRVMSRGVGTILLTTILQEAKKRGKRLVADFKQTDRNRMMYITYKFANFKEIEKGEDGYILFENDLSMIQPFPEYVDVNIELNQKDPAKQ, via the coding sequence ATGGCTAAGCAAATCAAGTGTGTTGTCTGGGATTTAGATCATACATTATGGGATGGAATTTTACTTGAATCAGATGAAGTGATGTTAAAGCCTTCGATGAAGGAAGTGCTAACAGAATTAGATGAGCGCGGTATCCTTCTTTCTATTGCAAGCCGGAATGATGAAGCAGCCGTGAGGGAAAAGCTCTCCGCCTTTGGGATCGAGCATTTCTTTCTCTATCCAGAGATTCATTGGAATGCCAAATCTAGTTCTTTAGAGAGAATCAGCGAGCGCCTAAATATTCATAAAGATACCATTCTCTTTATTGATGATCAGCCATTTGAACGAGAGGAAGTGAAGGCTGTTCATCCAGAGATTACGTGCTGGGATGCAGTGGATTATATGTCATTACTCACTGATGATCGGCTGCGTCCAGTCTTTATCACAGAAGATGCCAGACGACGCAGAAGAATGTATTTAGAAGCGGACCAAAGGCAGCAGGAAGAAGAGAAATATGAAGGGCCGCCTGAGAAATTCTTGGCGTCTTTACATATGAAATTCGTGATTTCAGAAGCAGGAGAACAAGACCTCCAGCGAGCTGAAGAACTGACCGTCCGTACCAATCAATTAAATGCGAGCGGGAAAACCTATGATTATGAAGAACTTGATTTCTTCCGTCAATCAGATTCTCACTTGCTGCTTGTCTGTGAACTTGAAGATAAATTCGGTTCCTATGGAAAAATTGGACTCTCATTAATAGAAGAAACAGGCGACACCTGGCATGTCAAACTGCTGCTTATGTCTTGCCGCGTCATGTCTCGTGGTGTCGGGACCATTTTACTCACAACGATTTTGCAAGAAGCGAAAAAGCGAGGAAAGCGCCTTGTGGCTGACTTTAAACAAACCGACCGAAACCGCATGATGTATATCACATACAAGTTTGCGAATTTCAAAGAAATCGAGAAGGGGGAGGATGGCTATATCTTGTTTGAAAATGATTTAAGCATGATTCAGCCTTTCCCAGAATACGTAGATGTCAATATTGAATTAAATCAGAAAGATCCAGCCAAACAATAA
- a CDS encoding acyl carrier protein: protein MNLHEQVRAYIEQNLVVFDEEIELGNDDHIFEQGFVNSLFAMKLVNYIEHDFHFQLDNEDLDIAHFSTVNRIVALIERKQQGAALHENS, encoded by the coding sequence ATGAACCTACACGAACAAGTAAGAGCCTATATCGAGCAAAACCTAGTGGTATTTGATGAGGAAATTGAGCTTGGAAATGATGATCATATTTTTGAACAAGGCTTTGTCAATTCTCTATTTGCGATGAAACTAGTGAACTATATCGAACATGATTTTCACTTCCAATTAGATAACGAAGACCTCGACATTGCTCATTTTAGTACGGTCAATCGCATTGTCGCCTTAATTGAGAGAAAACAACAGGGGGCCGCTCTTCATGAAAACAGCTGA
- a CDS encoding acyl-CoA dehydrogenase family protein, giving the protein MKTAEQTIDAIEEIRQYCDEHIRPFANEFDETEHLPESLIRDMAKRGYLAAGIPSSYQGLGLDPIAYGQFTEQVGKACCNVRTLLTVNSLVGEAILRYGTEDQKQGWLVELAKGEKIGAFALSEPNIGSDANHVETSYQKEGQSYVLNGKKKWISFGAIADFFIVIARDGEQVTAFLVDRDQPGVEIERITGMMANRASYLAEITLDHVQVHEDCVLGPVGGGFNHVVSLALDHGRYSVAWAGLAIAQEAVDSLVTYSRKRTQFNEKLYKHQMIKGMIGDAVTQLHAARALCLKAGEMREANHPDAITETSIAKYFTSKIAVDITNTNVQIHGGSGFSRENSASRLYREAKVLEIIEGTSQIQQQVIANYGLRHYFVKHS; this is encoded by the coding sequence ATGAAAACAGCTGAACAAACGATCGATGCCATTGAAGAAATACGACAGTATTGCGATGAACATATCCGTCCTTTTGCCAATGAATTCGATGAGACGGAACATTTACCAGAGTCGCTCATTCGAGATATGGCGAAAAGAGGCTACTTGGCAGCAGGTATACCGTCTTCCTATCAAGGGCTGGGGCTTGATCCAATAGCATATGGACAGTTCACGGAACAAGTGGGAAAAGCTTGCTGTAATGTACGGACATTATTGACAGTGAATTCACTCGTAGGAGAAGCCATTCTTCGTTATGGAACAGAAGACCAAAAACAAGGCTGGCTTGTTGAATTAGCTAAAGGAGAAAAAATCGGTGCCTTTGCTTTGTCAGAGCCGAATATTGGTTCAGATGCCAATCATGTTGAAACAAGCTATCAAAAAGAAGGACAATCCTATGTATTAAATGGGAAGAAAAAGTGGATTTCCTTTGGTGCGATTGCAGATTTCTTTATTGTGATTGCAAGAGACGGTGAACAAGTCACGGCATTCCTTGTCGATCGAGATCAGCCGGGTGTAGAGATTGAGAGAATTACAGGAATGATGGCCAATCGAGCATCATATCTAGCGGAAATCACTCTAGATCATGTCCAGGTGCATGAAGACTGTGTCTTAGGACCAGTTGGGGGCGGATTTAACCACGTGGTGTCACTCGCATTAGACCATGGAAGATACAGTGTCGCTTGGGCAGGACTTGCCATCGCACAAGAAGCCGTTGATTCTCTTGTCACGTATTCACGTAAAAGAACACAGTTTAATGAAAAATTGTACAAGCATCAAATGATCAAAGGCATGATCGGAGATGCGGTTACCCAGCTCCATGCAGCGAGAGCCTTATGCCTAAAGGCTGGAGAAATGAGAGAAGCGAATCATCCTGATGCGATCACAGAAACATCCATTGCAAAATATTTCACCTCTAAAATCGCCGTTGACATTACAAATACAAATGTCCAAATCCATGGCGGAAGTGGATTTAGCCGGGAAAACTCAGCTTCAAGACTATATCGTGAAGCGAAGGTGCTTGAAATTATTGAAGGAACTTCGCAAATTCAGCAGCAGGTTATTGCTAACTATGGTTTACGCCATTATTTCGTGAAACATTCTTAG